From one Flavobacterium kingsejongi genomic stretch:
- a CDS encoding ankyrin repeat domain-containing protein gives MSESINLMQALKWGRIDTARELIANGDNSVKGFRKDELGSVYDAILRNKAFEFIPLFIDQGMLETDLYEYDSFKNTFFESLVRQLPADEASQAFLSDFLPKVQSLNSELEDQTLLGYALKEGADISIIRAIADAGGDLNYKNNAEQNFIHQVVSNNAMFVRNGDKVLAQLQYLLDQGLDVDAGDIVKTTPLMVAVRNNRAEAIALLLKNGANPNEKDEKGHSAFYKAIAELRSLDLYEKMMEYETPEFDAVTAEGQTILTEFLRSLNSPSEKELKLLQKMVADGADLRQTAPYYDKQKSALDWAAEKPVDILKTILDAGDVDLDAVDEQGNTLLHKVCAFNPNYDANVAKETYRKAKLLIERGADTTLVNDKDETAFMLASDDNLKAKTAELLLLNKA, from the coding sequence ATGTCAGAATCAATCAATTTAATGCAGGCCCTCAAATGGGGTCGAATCGACACTGCCCGTGAATTAATAGCAAACGGAGACAACTCCGTCAAAGGATTTCGAAAAGACGAACTGGGTTCCGTTTATGACGCGATCCTCCGAAATAAGGCATTCGAATTTATCCCACTCTTTATCGATCAGGGCATGTTGGAAACAGACCTTTATGAATACGATTCCTTTAAAAATACTTTTTTTGAAAGCCTCGTGAGGCAATTACCGGCTGATGAAGCATCACAGGCTTTTTTATCCGATTTTTTGCCCAAAGTACAAAGCCTCAATAGCGAATTGGAAGATCAGACCTTATTGGGATATGCCCTGAAAGAAGGCGCTGATATCAGCATTATCCGCGCAATCGCAGACGCAGGAGGTGACCTTAATTATAAAAATAACGCAGAACAGAATTTTATCCACCAGGTGGTGAGTAATAATGCTATGTTTGTTCGAAACGGCGATAAAGTACTGGCGCAGTTGCAATACCTGTTAGATCAGGGGCTGGATGTGGATGCCGGTGATATTGTAAAAACGACACCCCTTATGGTAGCAGTACGCAATAACAGGGCAGAAGCCATAGCACTCCTATTAAAAAATGGGGCAAATCCTAATGAGAAGGATGAAAAAGGACATTCCGCTTTTTATAAAGCAATTGCCGAATTGCGCAGCCTGGATTTGTATGAAAAGATGATGGAATATGAAACGCCGGAATTTGATGCCGTCACTGCCGAAGGGCAAACGATACTGACCGAGTTTTTACGAAGCCTAAACAGCCCTTCGGAAAAAGAATTAAAACTCCTGCAAAAAATGGTAGCCGATGGCGCCGACTTGAGGCAAACGGCACCGTATTATGACAAACAAAAATCGGCACTGGACTGGGCGGCTGAAAAACCGGTGGACATCCTCAAAACAATCCTGGATGCTGGTGATGTCGATTTGGATGCTGTAGACGAGCAGGGAAATACGCTATTGCATAAAGTCTGTGCCTTTAATCCCAACTATGATGCTAACGTGGCAAAAGAAACCTATCGCAAAGCGAAACTACTCATAGAGCGTGGTGCGGATACTACACTGGTAAACGACAAAGATGAAACCGCTTTCATGCTGGCCTCCGATGATAACCTGAAAGCCAAAACAGCCGAATTACTACTTTTAAATAAAGCATAA
- a CDS encoding outer membrane beta-barrel protein produces the protein MKKILFSTMALMAFGFMNAQENANVPITNNGFKQGDVFMTGSIGIGSESTGDNKTNSFNVKPKAAYFLTENIAVGAALGFMSGKTEVPLAPDVKTTEFSVGVFGRYYFTPGSTFSVFGELGVDYIHSKQEALTEDTSNAFRIGLAPGVNYFVSQHFALEATFGVLSYRTNNPSTDGVDNTDNFNLGLNFTDINLGLIYRF, from the coding sequence ATGAAAAAAATTTTATTTTCTACAATGGCCTTAATGGCTTTCGGATTCATGAACGCTCAGGAAAATGCAAACGTGCCAATTACCAACAATGGCTTTAAACAAGGCGACGTTTTCATGACTGGTTCTATCGGGATTGGCTCTGAATCTACTGGCGATAATAAAACGAATTCTTTTAATGTAAAACCAAAAGCTGCTTATTTTCTGACTGAAAATATCGCTGTTGGTGCTGCTCTTGGCTTTATGTCAGGAAAAACAGAAGTTCCACTTGCTCCGGATGTAAAAACTACTGAGTTCTCAGTTGGTGTTTTCGGCAGGTATTATTTTACTCCGGGAAGCACGTTCTCTGTATTTGGCGAACTGGGTGTGGATTATATCCACTCTAAACAAGAAGCGCTTACAGAAGACACCAGTAATGCATTCCGAATTGGACTTGCACCGGGTGTGAACTATTTCGTATCGCAACATTTCGCACTGGAAGCTACTTTTGGTGTGTTAAGTTACAGAACCAACAATCCAAGCACAGATGGGGTAGACAATACCGACAACTTCAACCTGGGATTGAACTTTACGGATATTAACTTAGGACTGATCTACAGATTCTAA